The Candidatus Krumholzibacteriia bacterium DNA window GGTCTTGTTCGTCGCCGGTGCCGAGAACCTCCTGATCACCACGCTGTACCTGCTGATCCTGAACCTGTACATCCGCAACGACCTCTTCGGTGGCGGACGGATGTTCAGCCCGCGCTACCTGGCCGTCCTGCTCCTGTTCCTGCTGGTGAGCTTCGCGCGCCCCACGACCTTCGCGCTGGTCGGGGGACTTCTCGCGTACAAGTTCTTCTTCCGGGGGGAACGCGGCAGCGATCGGAAGATCCTCGAGCCACACCTGCTGGTGCTCGTGCTGGGTGCGGTCGCGTTCTCGATCGTCCGACAGCTCACCGGCGTGGTCGACTTCACGTGGACCGCCGCGGGCCAGGGACCCCTGGAATTCGCGGGGAACTTCGTGCGGAACATGATCAACTACCTGATCCACATGTTCTTCCCGATCCACGTGAGTCAGCTGGTGGAACGCGGGCACCCGCTCGTGCAGCTCGTCTACGCCGTCGCTCCCGTGCTGCGGGTGCTGATCGGGTGGGCGATCATCAGCTACAGCATCTTCGGCTTCGTCTTCGGCAACCGGACCATCCGCTTCTTCCTCGCCTGGACGCTGATCAGCGTCCTCCCCTACTGCGCGATCCAGTTCCCCGACGACTGGCTCAACATCCGCTACCTGTATCAGGTCTCGGTGGGTTTCGTGTTCATCGTGGCGTCGGGAACGGTGCTCTCGATGGACCTGTTGCACCGCCGGCGGTGGAGGAGCCTGCTCCCGCTGCTGGTCCCGGCACTGTTCGTGGTGCTGTCGGGCTTCATCACCCACAAGCTCGACACGAAGTACGAGATCGAAGGCGCGCGGACCGAGGCCCGCATCCAGGCCGAAGCACTGGACGAAGATCTTCCACGCTGAGTCCGGGCTGGGCGAACCCTTCCTCCCGGCCTATGGTGTCGGCGGAAGGGAGCGGACATGGCGATCATCCGGATCGAAGGACTGACCAAGGCCTTCCGCGACGGGGAACAGACCCACACCGTTCTCGACGGACTCGATCTCGAGATCGCCGACGGACAGTTCCTCGCTCTGCTCGGCCGCAGCGGCTCGGGCAAGAGCACCCTCCTGAACTGTCTCGCCGGCATCGAGACCCCGGACACCGGATCGATCCACGTCGACGACGTCGAGCTCACCGCCCTGGGTGACCGCGAGCGCACGCACCTGCGGCGTGACCGCATCGGGATCGTCTTCCAGTTCTTCAACCTGCTGCCGATCCTTCCGGTGCTCGAGAACGTGGCCCTGCCCGCGCTGCTGCGCGGGCGCCCGCGCGGCGAGGTCTTCGAACGTGCCCACCACCTGCTGCAGGAGCTGGACCTCGACGACCGTGCGTCCGAGATGCCCGACCATCTGAGCGGCGGCGAACAGCAACGTGTGGCCACCGCGCGCGCACTGATCAACGAGCCGGCCCTGCTGCTGGCCGACGAACCGACCGGGAATCTCGACGCCGACACCGCGGAACGAACGCTCGATCTGCTGCGCCAGGTGAACCAGCGACACGGCGTGACCGTGCTCCTGGTGACCCACGCCGACGAGGCCGCGCGGACGGCCCAGCGCGTCGCACACCTGGTGGGCGGGCGGATCGAATGGCCGCCGGAACCCGTGGTCGAGGAGGCACCTTCCGAAGAGGCCCCGGCCGAAGAAGCAGCAGCAGCCCCGGCCGTCGAAGCTCCGAAGAAGAAAAAGAGGAAGAAAGGACCGCCCAAGGGCGCACTGTTCAAGAAGGTGGAGGCACCCGAGCCGGAACCGGAG harbors:
- a CDS encoding ABC transporter ATP-binding protein; protein product: MAIIRIEGLTKAFRDGEQTHTVLDGLDLEIADGQFLALLGRSGSGKSTLLNCLAGIETPDTGSIHVDDVELTALGDRERTHLRRDRIGIVFQFFNLLPILPVLENVALPALLRGRPRGEVFERAHHLLQELDLDDRASEMPDHLSGGEQQRVATARALINEPALLLADEPTGNLDADTAERTLDLLRQVNQRHGVTVLLVTHADEAARTAQRVAHLVGGRIEWPPEPVVEEAPSEEAPAEEAAAAPAVEAPKKKKRKKGPPKGALFKKVEAPEPEPEPASDPPHEPATGAEGTTTTPSPPDDPPAAESQASAEAAKPAEESTEPKPRPKVRPSAKAAALFQKSDPDADPDSGDDDGS